The following proteins are encoded in a genomic region of Micropterus dolomieu isolate WLL.071019.BEF.003 ecotype Adirondacks linkage group LG04, ASM2129224v1, whole genome shotgun sequence:
- the dnm2b gene encoding dynamin-2 isoform X4 codes for MGNRGMEDLIPLINKLQDAFSSIGQTCNLDLPQIAVVGGQSAGKSSVLENFVGRDFLPRGSGIVTRRPLILQLINSKAEYAEFLHCKGRKFVDFDEVRLEIEAETDRLTGSNKGISPIPINLRVYSPNVLNLTLIDLPGMTKVPVGDQPQDIEHQIREMLMQFITKDSCLILAVTPANTDLANSDALKISKEVDPQGLRTIGVITKLDLMDEGTDARDILENKLLPLRRGYIGVVNRSQKDIDGKKDIRAALAAERKFFLSHPAYRHIAERMGTPHLQKTLNQQLTNHIRDTLPGLRSKLQSQLLSLEKEVEEYKNFRPDDPTRKTKALLQMVQQFGVDFEKCIEGSGDQVDTSNLSGGAKINRIFHERFPFELVKMEFDEKELRKEISYAIKNIHGVRTGLFTPDLAFEAIVKKQIIKLKEPCLKCIDLVIQELINTVRQCTNKLGSYPRLREETERIVTTYVRERDSKTKDQVLLLIDIELSYINTNHEDFIGFANAQQRTAANATKKRVMPNQVIRRGWLTINISIMKGGSKDYWFVLTAESLSWYKDEEEKEKKYMLPLDNLKLRDVEKGFMSSKHVFAIFNTEQRNVYKDLRQIELACDTQEDVDSWKASFLRAGVYPEKDQPESEDAMNPSDTVSMDPQLERQVETIRNLVDSYISIVNKSIRDLMPKTIMHLMINSAKDFIHSELLAYLYSAGDQGSLMEESAEQAQRRDEMLRMYHALKEALVLIGDISTTTVSTPVPPPVDDTWMAKEPSPPPASRTASATAPPPSRPPAVRGPTPGPPPPLNPSPAFGAPPVPSRPGPSQTAFAGDPNSSVVPLVPSRPARVPPALPPGIPRRPPAAPNRPTVIRPSEPSLLD; via the exons ATGGGTAACCGGGGAATGGAAGACCTCATTCCCCTCATCAACAAACTCCAGGACGCCTTCAGCTCCATCGGCCAGACATGCAACTTGGACCTGCCGCAGATAGCGGTCGTCGGTGGCCAGAGCGCAGGGAAGAGCTCCGTGTTGGAGAATTTCGTCGGGAG GGACTTTTTGCCCAGAGGATCCGGCATCGTCACCCGTCGTCCTCTCATCCTCCAACTGATCAACAGTAAAGCAG AGTATGCAGAGTTCCTGCACTGTAAGGGACGTAAGTTTGTGGACTTTGATGAGGTCCGTCTGGAGATTGAAGCGGAGACTGACAGGCTCACTGGATCCAACAAGGGCATCTCCCCCATCCCGATCAACCTCCGTGTCTACTCCCCTAAtg TGCTAAACCTGACCCTGATCGACCTGCCGGGGATGACCAAAGTGCCCGTGGGAGACCAGCCACAGGACATCGAGCACCAGATCAGGGAGATGCTGATGCAGTTCATCACCAAGGACAGCTGTCTGATCCTGGCCGTCACCCCAGCCAACACTGACCTGGCCAACTCTGATGCCCTCAAGATTTCTAAGGAGGTGGACCCTCAGG GGCTGCGGACCATTGGTGTGATCACAAAGCTGGACTTGATGGACGAGGGGACGGATGCACGAGACATCCTGGAAAACAAACTACTGCCACTCCGCAGAG gGTACATCGGTGTGGTGAACCGCAGTCAAAAGGACATCGATGGGAAGAAAGACATCCGCGCTGCTTTGGCTGCTGAGAGGAAGTTCTTCCTGTCGCACCCGGCATACAGACACATTGCAGAGCGCATGGGCACACCACATCTGCAGAAGACGCTCAATCAG CAACTTACCAACCACATCCGTGACACATTGCCAGGGTTACGCAGTAAGCTTCAAAGCCAGCTGTTATCActggagaaggaggtggaggagtaCAAGAACTTCCGCCCTGACGACCCCACACGCAAGACCAAGGCTTTACTCCA GATGGTGCAGCAATTTGGCGTGGACTTTGAGAAGTGCATAGAAGGGTCTGGGGATCAGGTGGACACCTCTAACTTGTCTGGTGGAGCGAAGATCAACCGCATCTTTCATGAGCGCTTTCCCTTCGAGTTGGTGAAG ATGGAGTTTGATGAGAAAGAGCTGAGGAAAGAGATCAGTTATGCCATCAAGAACATCCACGGAGTCAG GACAGGCCTGTTCACCCCAGACCTGGCGTTTGAGGCCATAGTGAAAAAGCAGATCATTAAGCTGAAAGAGCCGTGTCTGAAATGCATCGACCTGGTGATCCAGGAGCTCATCAACACAGTCAGACAGTGCACTAATAAG CTGGGATCGTACCCTCGACTGAGAGAAGAGACCGAGAGAATCGTCACCACTTacgtcagagagagagacagcaagacCAAagaccag gtGCTGCTGTTGATTGACATTGAGCTATCCTACATCAACACTAACCATGAGGACTTCATTGGTTTTGCAAA TGCCCAGCAAAGGACTGCTGCTAATGCCACCAAGAAGAGAGTCATGCCCAATCAG GTGATCCGCAGAGGCTGGCTTACTATCAACATCAGTATCATGAAGGGAGGATCTAAGGACTACTGGTTTGTCCTGACTGCTGAGTCTCTCTCCTGGTACAAAGATGAGGAA gagaaagagaagaagtaCATGCTGCCTCTTGACAACCTGAAGCTAAGAGATGTGGAGAAGGGTTTCATGTCCAGCAAACATGTCTTTGCCATCTTCAATACTGAACAGAG GAATGTCTATAAAGACCTACGTCAGATTGAGCTGGCATGTGACACTCAGGAGGATGTCGACAGCTGGAAGGCTTCGTTCCTCAGGGCTGGTGTTTACCCAGAGAAAGACCAG cCTGAGAGCGAAGATGCCATGAACCCCAGCGACACCGTGTCCATGGACCCGCAGCTGGAACGGCAGGTGGAGACCATTCGCAACCTTGTGGACTCATATATCAGCATCGTCAACAAGTCCATCAGAGACCTCATGCCCAAGACCATCATGCACCTCATGATCAACAGT GCGAAGGACTTCATCCACTCTGAGCTGCTGGCCTACCTGTACTCGGCCGGGGACCAGGGCAGTTTAATGGAGGAGTCAGCAGAGCAGGCTCAGAGGAGAGATGAGATGCTGAGGATGTATCACGCTCTGAAAGAGGCCCTGGTCCTCATAGGAGACATTAGCACCACCACGGTTTCTACTCCAGTGCCTCCTCCAGTAGACGACACCTGGATGGCCAAGGAGCCAAG tcCTCCGCCGGCGTCCCGCACTGCCTCAGCAACAGCGCCCCCTCCCAGCCGACCCCCGGCAGTGAGGGGGCCTACCCCAGGTCCTCCACCCCCTCTCAACCCCTCACCAGCATTTGGAGCCCCGCCGGTGCCGTCTCGACCCGGCCCCAGCCAAACGGCCTTTGCAGGCGATCCCAACTCTAGTGTTGTGCCTCTTGTGCCTTCCAGGCCGGCCCGCGTGCCTCCAGCACTGCCGCCCGGCATTCCAAG AAGACCCCCGGCTGCTCCCAACCGGCCCACTGTCATACGTCCTTCAGAGCCCTCCCTGCTTGactag
- the dnm2b gene encoding dynamin-2 isoform X3, with product MGNRGMEDLIPLINKLQDAFSSIGQTCNLDLPQIAVVGGQSAGKSSVLENFVGRDFLPRGSGIVTRRPLILQLINSKAEYAEFLHCKGRKFVDFDEVRLEIEAETDRLTGSNKGISPIPINLRVYSPNVLNLTLIDLPGMTKVPVGDQPQDIEHQIREMLMQFITKDSCLILAVTPANTDLANSDALKISKEVDPQGLRTIGVITKLDLMDEGTDARDILENKLLPLRRGYIGVVNRSQKDIDGKKDIRAALAAERKFFLSHPAYRHIAERMGTPHLQKTLNQQLTNHIRDTLPGLRSKLQSQLLSLEKEVEEYKNFRPDDPTRKTKALLQMVQQFGVDFEKCIEGSGDQVDTSNLSGGAKINRIFHERFPFELVKMEFDEKELRKEISYAIKNIHGVRTGLFTPDLAFEAIVKKQIIKLKEPCLKCIDLVIQELINTVRQCTNKLGSYPRLREETERIVTTYVRERDSKTKDQVLLLIDIELSYINTNHEDFIGFANAQQRTAANATKKRVMPNQVIRRGWLTINISIMKGGSKDYWFVLTAESLSWYKDEEEKEKKYMLPLDNLKLRDVEKGFMSSKHVFAIFNTEQRNVYKDLRQIELACDTQEDVDSWKASFLRAGVYPEKDQPESEDAMNPSDTVSMDPQLERQVETIRNLVDSYISIVNKSIRDLMPKTIMHLMINSAKDFIHSELLAYLYSAGDQGSLMEESAEQAQRRDEMLRMYHALKEALVLIGDISTTTVSTPVPPPVDDTWMAKEPSPPPASRTASATAPPPSRPPAVRGPTPGPPPPLNPSPAFGAPPVPSRPGPSQTAFAGDPNSSVVPLVPSRPARVPPALPPGIPSRRPPAAPNRPTVIRPSEPSLLD from the exons ATGGGTAACCGGGGAATGGAAGACCTCATTCCCCTCATCAACAAACTCCAGGACGCCTTCAGCTCCATCGGCCAGACATGCAACTTGGACCTGCCGCAGATAGCGGTCGTCGGTGGCCAGAGCGCAGGGAAGAGCTCCGTGTTGGAGAATTTCGTCGGGAG GGACTTTTTGCCCAGAGGATCCGGCATCGTCACCCGTCGTCCTCTCATCCTCCAACTGATCAACAGTAAAGCAG AGTATGCAGAGTTCCTGCACTGTAAGGGACGTAAGTTTGTGGACTTTGATGAGGTCCGTCTGGAGATTGAAGCGGAGACTGACAGGCTCACTGGATCCAACAAGGGCATCTCCCCCATCCCGATCAACCTCCGTGTCTACTCCCCTAAtg TGCTAAACCTGACCCTGATCGACCTGCCGGGGATGACCAAAGTGCCCGTGGGAGACCAGCCACAGGACATCGAGCACCAGATCAGGGAGATGCTGATGCAGTTCATCACCAAGGACAGCTGTCTGATCCTGGCCGTCACCCCAGCCAACACTGACCTGGCCAACTCTGATGCCCTCAAGATTTCTAAGGAGGTGGACCCTCAGG GGCTGCGGACCATTGGTGTGATCACAAAGCTGGACTTGATGGACGAGGGGACGGATGCACGAGACATCCTGGAAAACAAACTACTGCCACTCCGCAGAG gGTACATCGGTGTGGTGAACCGCAGTCAAAAGGACATCGATGGGAAGAAAGACATCCGCGCTGCTTTGGCTGCTGAGAGGAAGTTCTTCCTGTCGCACCCGGCATACAGACACATTGCAGAGCGCATGGGCACACCACATCTGCAGAAGACGCTCAATCAG CAACTTACCAACCACATCCGTGACACATTGCCAGGGTTACGCAGTAAGCTTCAAAGCCAGCTGTTATCActggagaaggaggtggaggagtaCAAGAACTTCCGCCCTGACGACCCCACACGCAAGACCAAGGCTTTACTCCA GATGGTGCAGCAATTTGGCGTGGACTTTGAGAAGTGCATAGAAGGGTCTGGGGATCAGGTGGACACCTCTAACTTGTCTGGTGGAGCGAAGATCAACCGCATCTTTCATGAGCGCTTTCCCTTCGAGTTGGTGAAG ATGGAGTTTGATGAGAAAGAGCTGAGGAAAGAGATCAGTTATGCCATCAAGAACATCCACGGAGTCAG GACAGGCCTGTTCACCCCAGACCTGGCGTTTGAGGCCATAGTGAAAAAGCAGATCATTAAGCTGAAAGAGCCGTGTCTGAAATGCATCGACCTGGTGATCCAGGAGCTCATCAACACAGTCAGACAGTGCACTAATAAG CTGGGATCGTACCCTCGACTGAGAGAAGAGACCGAGAGAATCGTCACCACTTacgtcagagagagagacagcaagacCAAagaccag gtGCTGCTGTTGATTGACATTGAGCTATCCTACATCAACACTAACCATGAGGACTTCATTGGTTTTGCAAA TGCCCAGCAAAGGACTGCTGCTAATGCCACCAAGAAGAGAGTCATGCCCAATCAG GTGATCCGCAGAGGCTGGCTTACTATCAACATCAGTATCATGAAGGGAGGATCTAAGGACTACTGGTTTGTCCTGACTGCTGAGTCTCTCTCCTGGTACAAAGATGAGGAA gagaaagagaagaagtaCATGCTGCCTCTTGACAACCTGAAGCTAAGAGATGTGGAGAAGGGTTTCATGTCCAGCAAACATGTCTTTGCCATCTTCAATACTGAACAGAG GAATGTCTATAAAGACCTACGTCAGATTGAGCTGGCATGTGACACTCAGGAGGATGTCGACAGCTGGAAGGCTTCGTTCCTCAGGGCTGGTGTTTACCCAGAGAAAGACCAG cCTGAGAGCGAAGATGCCATGAACCCCAGCGACACCGTGTCCATGGACCCGCAGCTGGAACGGCAGGTGGAGACCATTCGCAACCTTGTGGACTCATATATCAGCATCGTCAACAAGTCCATCAGAGACCTCATGCCCAAGACCATCATGCACCTCATGATCAACAGT GCGAAGGACTTCATCCACTCTGAGCTGCTGGCCTACCTGTACTCGGCCGGGGACCAGGGCAGTTTAATGGAGGAGTCAGCAGAGCAGGCTCAGAGGAGAGATGAGATGCTGAGGATGTATCACGCTCTGAAAGAGGCCCTGGTCCTCATAGGAGACATTAGCACCACCACGGTTTCTACTCCAGTGCCTCCTCCAGTAGACGACACCTGGATGGCCAAGGAGCCAAG tcCTCCGCCGGCGTCCCGCACTGCCTCAGCAACAGCGCCCCCTCCCAGCCGACCCCCGGCAGTGAGGGGGCCTACCCCAGGTCCTCCACCCCCTCTCAACCCCTCACCAGCATTTGGAGCCCCGCCGGTGCCGTCTCGACCCGGCCCCAGCCAAACGGCCTTTGCAGGCGATCCCAACTCTAGTGTTGTGCCTCTTGTGCCTTCCAGGCCGGCCCGCGTGCCTCCAGCACTGCCGCCCGGCATTCCAAG CAGAAGACCCCCGGCTGCTCCCAACCGGCCCACTGTCATACGTCCTTCAGAGCCCTCCCTGCTTGactag